Genomic DNA from Pirellulales bacterium:
AATGTCTTCGCATCGAGGCCCCCTCCGTGGCGCATTTGCGATTTGTGGGCCCCCGAATGACGGCCGATCCGTGCCGCGGGGACAAACGCTTCCGGGCATGTTCCAACATGCCGCTCGAAGCACTGCTGTGTTGATTCGGCGGGGGCACTCTGCGCGCTTGAACAGCGGCCAGGCAGTTCGATGCCTAGTTGCGAGTCAATTCGCAAGCGCACGAAGATTCATCGCCACAACCGGCAGAGCTTTATAGGAGTGTCACACTAGCATTTGCGGTTTTGCGACGCAGAAGCACGCATTTCAAAGTGCTAGCAGCCGCCATGGCCGGACGAGTCGGTCGTCAGACCAAGCGCGTATCGCGCCGCGTGGGTGCGTCATAACCGCGCAGTCCGCCGATCACCTGCTCCAACACGTCGGCCGCACGCTCGATCTCCGCACGGCTGACGTCGAGATGCGTCACGGCGCGCAGCGCTTGGGGGCCAATCGGCAAGATCCACACGTCGCGGGCCGCCAGGTGCGCGGAGAGCGATTCGGCCGAACCCAGGCTGGGATCGGCGCGAAAATAAACAATGTTGGTATCAATTGCCGTGCCTTGCAGTTTCAGGCCATTGATCGCGGCCACGCGTTCGGCGAAGTATTTGGCATGGGCATGATCTTCCGCCAGGCGCTCGATGTGATGATCGAGCGCCCACAGCGCGCCGGCGGCGATGATGCCGGCTTGGCGCATGCCGCCGCCGAGCAACTTCCGATGGCGTCGCGCCAGGCGAATCGCCTCGTGCGTGCCGGCAAGCGCCGATCCGACCGGGGCACCGAGGCCCTTGCTGAAACACACGCTCACGGTGTCGAAGTGACTGCTCCAGCGCAGGGCCGGGATGCCGGTGGCCACCGCGGCATTGAACAGCCGCGCGCCATCGAGATGGGTGCGCAGTCCCGCCTCGTGTGCCCAGGCGCAGATCGCTGCGACGCCGTCGTACGGCAGCACACGGCCCCCGCCGCGATTGTGCGTGTTCTCCAGACACACCAGACGCGTGCGCGGTTGGTGGTCGTCCTCGGGGCGAATCAGCTCGCGTAGCTGGTCGAGTTCGAGTATGCCTTCCTTCCCGGCGACGGTCCGCGCCGCGACGCCGGCCAACTGCGCATAGCCGGCTTGCTCGTAATAGTAGATATGGCACTCGGCCTCGCAGATCAGTTCGTCGCCCGGCGAGCAATGCACGCGGACGCCCAATTGATTGCTCATTGTGCCCGAGGGGACGAAGATCGCCGCCTCCTTGCCCAGCAATTCGGCGACGCGGGCCTCGAGGCGATTGACGGTCAGGTCGTCGCCAAACACGTCGTCCCCGACCACGGCGTTGGCCATAGCGGCCCGCATCTCCGCCGTGGGACGCGTGACCGTGTCGCTGCGCAAATCGATCGGGCGGGCATTCATCGTGGGGGCATCTCGTGGGATCGGGGGGGCGGAAATCGGGCACCGCGACTCCTGGCGGACGAGTCATTCTACCGCCCCCTTTTCGGTCTCGCGGTGCCGGGTCAGAATAAAACCTTGCGCGGCCCAGTGGGCCGTACCCCGATTGGCTTGTCGCCCGCGAGGCGATCTGCGCGAGTTTGCCCGTGGGACATTTGAAGATTCGGCGACTGGACACCCGGCGCGACGATATCGGCGCGGCGCTGGCCGAGTTGCGCCGCCAACTCAGCCCGCAGGGCGACGTGGTCAGCGAAGCAGGCCGGCGCCGGACCATCGAGGTGTTCGGCGAGCCGCTTTCACCGCGCGAGGTCGTAACCCGCATCTGCCATGACGTGCGCGACCAGGGGCTGGCGGCCGTACTCGACTATTCGGCGCGAATCGACCGCGCGCGCCTGACTGCCGAGACGATTCGCGTCGGTCCCGACGAACTGGCCGCTGCGCATGTCGGGGCACCCGCCGACTTGCTCCAAGCCGTACGCCAGGTGCGCGACAACGTGCTCGAGTTTCAGCGGGCCATCTTGCACCGCGACGTGCAGGTCGAGCGGCCCGGCGGCTATCTACGGCAGCGCTATCTGCCGTTGGCCCGGGTGGGTATCTGCGTGCCGGGCGGCGCGGCCGCGTATCCGTCGACCGTACTGATGACGGCCGTCCCGGCGCAGGCGGCCGGAGTTCGCGAGATCGCGGTCGTCGCCCCGCCGACGCCGTTTGGCGCGTATAACCCGCACCTTTTGGCCACCTGCCACGAGTTGGGCGTGACCGAGGTCTATCGCCTGGGCGGCGCCCAGGCCGTGGCCGCGATGGCCTATGGCATTTCGGGCCTGCCGCGCGTCGACAAGATCGTCGGGCCGGGCAACCTGTTCGTGGCCCTCGCCAAGCAGCTCGTCTACGGCGAGGTCGACATCGATTCGATCGCTGGCCCCAGCGAAGTGGTAGTGCTCGCCGATGCATCGTCGCCGCCCGAATTCGTGGCCGCGGATTTGCTGGCGCAGGCCGAACATTCTCCCGGCGCCAGTGTCCTGATCACGTGGAGCGCGGCCGTGGCCGACGCCATGGTGGCCGAACTCGACCGGCAATTGGGCGATTTGGCGCGAGGCGATCTGGCGCGGGCCAGCTTGGAGGAGTTCGGGGCGATCATCCTGGTGCGCGACGGCGACGAAGCGTGCCGGCTGGCCGACGAGATCGCGCCGGAACACCTGCACATCGCCACGGCCGATGCCGAGCGCTGGTTGGACAAGATCCCTCACGCCGGTGCGGTGTTCTTGGGGCCGTACACGCCGGTTGCCGTGGGCGATTATGCGGCCGGTCCCTCGCATGTGTTGCCTACCGGCGGCACGGCGCGGTGGGCGAGCGGGCTTTCAGCCAACGACTTCTTGCGCCGCAACAGCGTGCTGCATTTTGATCGCGCCGGCCTCGAGCGGCTGGCTGCCGACGTGCGCTGCCTGGCCGAGATCGAAGGACTCACCGCGCATCGCGAAAGCGTCGAAGTGCGCTTGCGTCCGCGCACTTAGGCCGTGGAATTCGATTCGCTGCACGCAGGAACCGGCTCGCTGATGTCCTACTTTCGTCCCGAGATCGATCGTCTGACCGGCTACGCCCCCGGCGAACAGCCGCAGGCCGGCAAGTTCATCAAGCTCAATACGAACGAGAATCCATATCCCCCGTCACCGGCCGTGACGAGAGCCATTGAGGCCACGCTAAGGGGCGGCCTGAGCAAGTATCCCGACCCGTTGGCGACCGCGTTTCGCACGCGTGCCGCCGCGCTGTTGCGAGTCGATCCGTCGTGGATTCTCTGTGGCAACGGCAGCGACGACATTCTGACGATCGTCACCCGGGCCTTTGTCGGCGCGGGCCAACGCTTGCGGTTGCCCTATCCCAGCTACGTGCTCTACGAAACGCTGGCCGGCATTCAAGGTGCCGTCGCCGAGGCCGTCCCGTTCGATCGCGAGTGGCGCTTGCAGCCGGCCTTCGGTGAGCCGGGCGCAGGGCTCCGGCTGGTGTTCCTGGCCAACCCGAACAGCCCTTCGGGCACGGTGGTGCCGCCGGCCGAGGTGCTGGCCTTGGCCCGGCGATTGCCGTGCCCGCTGTTGGTCGACGAGGCCTATGCCGATTTTGCCGAGACCAACTGCGTCGACTTGGTGGCACAAAGCGACCGAATCCTGGTCTCGCGCACGCTGAGCAAGTCGTACGCTTTAGCAGGACTGCGGTTCGGGTTTGTCGTGGCGCAGCCGCACGTGATCGAAGGCTTGACCAAGGTCAAGGATTCGTACAACTGCGATGCGCTGTCGATCGCCGGAGCCGTGGCAGCGATCGACGACCAGGACTGGTTGGTCGAAACGCGCCGCAAGATTCTCGCCACGCGGCGCCGGTTGACCGACGGCATGCGCGGCTTGGGTTTCGCGGCCGTCGAATCGCAGGCCAACTTTGTCTGGTGTCCGCATCCCGAGATCGCGGTGAAGCCGCTTTATGAGCGGCTGAAGCAAAGCCAGGTACTGGTGAGGTACATGAACTATGCAGGCTGGGGCGATGGTCTGCGAATCTCGGTAGGCACGGACGACCAGGTCGATGCTTGTTTGAATCTATTGCAAAGCTTTCTCTAGTGCTCGCCAAACATCCATGACGCGCAAAGCAGCAATCGTACGCCGGACCGCCGAAACACAAATTGAGCTGGCCCTCGATCTCGACGGTACGGGTCGCGCGGACGTGCGCACGGGGGTGGGGTTCTTCGATCACATGCTCACGCTGTTGGCCCGGCATGCGTGTTTCGATCTCGACGTCACGGCCGAAGGCGACCTGCACGTCGACGCGCATCACACGGTCGAGGATGTCGGCATTTGCCTCGGTCAGGCACTGCGCCAGGCGCTGGGCGACAAGTCCGGCATTCGGCGCTACGGCCATTTCACGCTGCCGATGGACGAGACGCTCGTCACCTCCGCGGTCGATTTGAGCGGCCGTTTCGCGTTGGTTTTTCAGGCGCCGATTCCGTCGCCCAAGATCGGTGAATTCGACAGCGAACTCGTCGAGGATTTCTGGCAGGCTGTCGCCGCGAACGCCCTGTGCAATCTGCACGTGCTCTTGCATCACGGCCGCAACAGCCATCACATCGCCGAGGCCGTCTTCAAGGCCACGGCACGGGCACTGCGCATGGCCGTCGAACCGGACGGCCGCATGACGGGCGTGCCCAGCACCAAGGGCTCGCTCGACGGCTAGCAGCCTGCGTTGCATGCCCCCAGTGCGCTGGCGTTGCGCGGACGACGGCGGCTGCGGCGGTTATCTGCCTAGATTTTCGGCAGTTCTTCGCACATTCGACCGATGGTACGCAGGTTGCATCTCTGGGGTGTCGCTTTCAACCTAACGCCGCACTCACACTGTCAAACAACATGGATGCCGTTCACCTGGCGATAACTCGCCGCGTCAAACCCGGCCGCGAAGCCGAGTTTGCCGCGGCATTGCGTGAATTTGCCCGCGACTCTTTGCACGAACCTGGCACGACGGGAATCCACCTGATCGAGCCGGTGCCGGAAACCGATGAACCGGAATTCGGCATTCTCCGCTCGTTCGATTCGGAATGGGCCTGCCGCGACTTCTATCGCTCGCAACGCTATCAACGCTGGGAGCACTCGGTCGCTCACTTGGTCGACGGTCCGCCGATACGCCGGCAGCTCAACGGCTTCGAGGCGTTCTTTCGGACTTCGCGTCCTGCGCCGCCGCGCTGGAAGATGGCGTTGATCACTTGGCTCGGGGTCTACCCGGTCGCGCTGTTCTGGATGTCGGTGTTGCCGGCGCAGTTGTTCACGCTGCCGCGCGCGGTGTATTCGATTCTCACCACCGGCCTGATGGTGGCGTCGCTCGCGTGGGTCGTCATGCCATGGTTGACGCGGATCTTTCGTCCGTGGCTTGACTTCGTCCCCCATCGGGTGCGCCGCACCACTCAGTCGGCCCTGCAGGCCGAATCCCTGGCTGCCTGAGCCGGCCGATTGCCCCCGTCCGTGCCGGGATGCAAAATCGCTGCCTGACGCGCAAGCCGTCCGCGCATGGACGCCGCTTGTCGTGGGAGGTGGCGATGATCATCGGACGCACATGGGCACAGGTATTCGTCTGCTGGTGCACGCTCGCGTGCGCCTGGGGGGCTGGCGCGCCGGCTGACGACGACTTCTCGCCGATCTTCGATGGCCGGACCCTCGATGGGTGGCGCGGCCAAGACGATTCTTTCTGGACGGTCGAAGACGAGGCCATCACTGGCACCATCCGCCCCGATCACCGGCCGTCGCTCAATCAATACCTGGTCTGGCAGGGTGGCCTGGTCGAGGATTTTGAGCTGCAGCTCGAGTTTCGACTCACGGGATCGACAACGCCCGATACCAACGGCGGGTTCCAATTTCGCAGCCGACGGTTGCCGAACGGAGATGTCGCCGGCTACCAGGTCGACAACAATTTCGGCCAACCGTGGCGCGCCCGGCTCTACTACGAATTTGGACGGCACGATCTGGCCCGCGAAGGTGAACGTGCGCGATTCCTGCCCACGGGCGAGCGCAGCGTCGAAGCGCTGCCCGTGGCCTCGTCACACCCCGAATTTCGGCTCGACGAGTGGCACGAGTATCACCTGATCGCCGTGGGGCCCCATCTGCAGTTGTTCGTCAACGGGAACTTGATTGCCGAGGTCTTCGACGACGACCCGGATAGCTTC
This window encodes:
- a CDS encoding aminotransferase class I/II-fold pyridoxal phosphate-dependent enzyme — translated: MNARPIDLRSDTVTRPTAEMRAAMANAVVGDDVFGDDLTVNRLEARVAELLGKEAAIFVPSGTMSNQLGVRVHCSPGDELICEAECHIYYYEQAGYAQLAGVAARTVAGKEGILELDQLRELIRPEDDHQPRTRLVCLENTHNRGGGRVLPYDGVAAICAWAHEAGLRTHLDGARLFNAAVATGIPALRWSSHFDTVSVCFSKGLGAPVGSALAGTHEAIRLARRHRKLLGGGMRQAGIIAAGALWALDHHIERLAEDHAHAKYFAERVAAINGLKLQGTAIDTNIVYFRADPSLGSAESLSAHLAARDVWILPIGPQALRAVTHLDVSRAEIERAADVLEQVIGGLRGYDAPTRRDTRLV
- the hisD gene encoding histidinol dehydrogenase, which codes for MPVGHLKIRRLDTRRDDIGAALAELRRQLSPQGDVVSEAGRRRTIEVFGEPLSPREVVTRICHDVRDQGLAAVLDYSARIDRARLTAETIRVGPDELAAAHVGAPADLLQAVRQVRDNVLEFQRAILHRDVQVERPGGYLRQRYLPLARVGICVPGGAAAYPSTVLMTAVPAQAAGVREIAVVAPPTPFGAYNPHLLATCHELGVTEVYRLGGAQAVAAMAYGISGLPRVDKIVGPGNLFVALAKQLVYGEVDIDSIAGPSEVVVLADASSPPEFVAADLLAQAEHSPGASVLITWSAAVADAMVAELDRQLGDLARGDLARASLEEFGAIILVRDGDEACRLADEIAPEHLHIATADAERWLDKIPHAGAVFLGPYTPVAVGDYAAGPSHVLPTGGTARWASGLSANDFLRRNSVLHFDRAGLERLAADVRCLAEIEGLTAHRESVEVRLRPRT
- the hisC gene encoding histidinol-phosphate transaminase; the protein is MSYFRPEIDRLTGYAPGEQPQAGKFIKLNTNENPYPPSPAVTRAIEATLRGGLSKYPDPLATAFRTRAAALLRVDPSWILCGNGSDDILTIVTRAFVGAGQRLRLPYPSYVLYETLAGIQGAVAEAVPFDREWRLQPAFGEPGAGLRLVFLANPNSPSGTVVPPAEVLALARRLPCPLLVDEAYADFAETNCVDLVAQSDRILVSRTLSKSYALAGLRFGFVVAQPHVIEGLTKVKDSYNCDALSIAGAVAAIDDQDWLVETRRKILATRRRLTDGMRGLGFAAVESQANFVWCPHPEIAVKPLYERLKQSQVLVRYMNYAGWGDGLRISVGTDDQVDACLNLLQSFL
- the hisB gene encoding imidazoleglycerol-phosphate dehydratase HisB, producing MTRKAAIVRRTAETQIELALDLDGTGRADVRTGVGFFDHMLTLLARHACFDLDVTAEGDLHVDAHHTVEDVGICLGQALRQALGDKSGIRRYGHFTLPMDETLVTSAVDLSGRFALVFQAPIPSPKIGEFDSELVEDFWQAVAANALCNLHVLLHHGRNSHHIAEAVFKATARALRMAVEPDGRMTGVPSTKGSLDG
- a CDS encoding antibiotic biosynthesis monooxygenase, with protein sequence MDAVHLAITRRVKPGREAEFAAALREFARDSLHEPGTTGIHLIEPVPETDEPEFGILRSFDSEWACRDFYRSQRYQRWEHSVAHLVDGPPIRRQLNGFEAFFRTSRPAPPRWKMALITWLGVYPVALFWMSVLPAQLFTLPRAVYSILTTGLMVASLAWVVMPWLTRIFRPWLDFVPHRVRRTTQSALQAESLAA